The genomic DNA CTCCGAGTACTAATCAAGTGACATAGTATACATGACAGAAAGAACATCTACTGCGGGTGAGCAGGATAGCACGCGATCTCCTTGCGATCTCAACGACGGCGACCTTTGCGATCCCTTTTATATACACCCCAATACCAGCCGTAATGATACACCATTAAAGACCAAACACAATTACCATCCCTGAGctctcatcttctcgatCCGACTAACAGTCTTCTGGAACGAGAACTTGAAcagcttcctccacctctccatcctcaagTTCTTCCTCACTTGTCCCCGTCTGATGTGGAACTTCTGACCATTGGCCTGGTACCGAACCTTATTCGCCGTGCATGTCGCCTGCAATATCCTCAGCGCAGAGGCCAAATCTGTGCCCTTCTCCGGCTCAACATGCACCTGACGACCAAGAGTAGGTCCCAACTTCAGCTCCACCCGCCGCACAGGAGTCCGGTAgttttctgtttctgcaGACATGCCGACCGCGCGGGAGAGCGAGAGGGGGTCTTCAGAAGGACGGTTCCGCAGTGAGCCTTCGGCGGCGGATTCgcggttgttgatgtttaGTTTGGAAAGGATCTCGTCAAAGTCGGAGGGGGCTTGCGTTGCGGTTGGGGTCTGAGCCTTCGTGGGTCCCGAGGGTTTGCTAGCGTAGCTGCGGATGGAGGATCTGTTCATATATTGGGTCGCAAGGAGGCTTGGTTGTTGCTTGTAGAGAAGAGATGTCGGCCTCGAACGGAGGCAGCGGGTTAGGGAGCGCATCTCCATTGTGATTGAGGCGCCGAGGGAAGGCTTTTCACGTCGAATATAGGAGGGTAATCAATTCCGGTCTCCTCGATGTGACTTCTCGAGCTTTCTGGGATCGTAATGGCGGTAATGGAGCCGG from Aspergillus oryzae RIB40 DNA, chromosome 7 includes the following:
- a CDS encoding mitochondrial 37S ribosomal protein bS21m (predicted protein); translated protein: MEMRSLTRCLRSRPTSLLYKQQPSLLATQYMNRSSIRSYASKPSGPTKAQTPTATQAPSDFDEILSKLNINNRESAAEGSLRNRPSEDPLSLSRAVGMSAETENYRTPVRRVELKLGPTLGRQVHVEPEKGTDLASALRILQATCTANKVRYQANGQKFHIRRGQVRKNLRMERWRKLFKFSFQKTGSQRSPSLRSQGDRVLSCSPAVDVLSVMYTMSLD